The genomic interval TATTTATATGTTTTTCAAAACGTTTAAGCTTCCAACCTTCCATAAAGAAAAATATCTTTTTAAAAATATTTGATTCGCTTTTTGCTAATCCATAAAAATAATCATGCTCAATATTATGGGTTCTTATAAAAGTTCTTTCATCAAAAACTTTATTTAATAATGGGTAACAAGTATGTAGTCCTTCAAATAAAACAGGGGCTTTAATTTTAATTAAATTATAAATTAAAGTGTTGTTTTTCCTACTTTTAACCCTAAAAGGAAGCGTTGATAAAATGGAAAGAAAACTATTTTTCCTTTTATAATAAAAAACCTTTTCACAATATTTTTCTAACTCAGTTTGTTTTCTTTTATTGTTGAATAAATATGTGTGTAAATATATAGATACACCTTTTTTATGTAGTTCAATAATTTTGTAAAAAACATCTATTATTCCACCATAATTCGGAGGATACGGAACATCAAAAGAAACAAGGTGAATACTTTTCTTCATTAAGAACAAAAATAGAATTTAAAAATGAATACTTTTATACTTTTAAAATAATTGTGAATTATAATAGAAACAACATAGGTGAGCTAATTTTTAATCAATTAGAGAAAAATAAAGAATCTTTAAAAAAGCAATTTTTAAAGTCGAAAGATACAATTGGTTATTTTTTCTTAGATGATATTTTACCCAAAGAGTTTGCGCAATTAATTCATGAGAAATTTCCTAAAATTGACCAAGCTGTAAAAAAGAAAAATATAAGAGAGTATAAGTATACAGCCTATCAAATGGATAAATACGATTCATTATTAGAAGAAGTTATTTATGCATTTCAAGACGAAAAAGTAATTAAATTGGTTTCAGGAATTTGTGATTTAGAACATGTCTATGGAGATGAGTTTCTTTATGCTGGCGGATTATCTTTAATGAAAAGAGATAGTTTTTTGAATCCACACTTGGATAATTCACATGATAAAGACAGAAATAGATGGCGTGTTTTAAACCTGTTATATTATGTAACTCCAGATTGGGAGCTTGAAAACGGTGGAAATTTAGAAGTTTGGCCTAACGGATTAAAAAATAAGCAAATCACCATAGAAAGTAAATTTAATAGGTTGGTGGTAATGGCTACACACCAAAATTCATGGCACTCTGTAAGTAAAGTTGTTAAAGATGATGTTAGATGTTGTGTGTCTAATTATTATTTTTCTGATACCGCTTTATTAGTTTCGGATGAATTTCATATTACTACATTTAGAGGAAGATCTTCAGAAAAAATAAAAGATATAATCTTGCAAATTGACAATTCTGTGCGTTCTAGTTTACGAAAATTATTTAAAAAAGGAGTACGAGAAAATCCACACCAATACAAAAAGTAATTAATGTAAGTTGTTAAAAATAGAAAGCAATTGTTTTTCCTGTTTTTCCCAAACCAATGCTTTTTTTGCTGTACATAATTCTTTTGAAAAATCCTTATCTAATAACGCTTCAATTTGTTTAGCAATAATTTTTGGATCTCTGTTTTTTATAATCCCACCAACATTATAATCTAAGACAACTTGTTTCATTTCTGGAAGATTAGAAACTAAAATTGGAATTTCTGCTTGGATATAATCAAATATTTTATTTGGTAAAGCATATCTATAATTTAAGCCTAAATCTTCTTCAAAACTGATTCCTAAATTTGCTAAAGGTGTTAGTTTTTGAAGTTCTTCTGGAGATAATTTTCCTAAAAGCTTCACATTGTTTTCTAAACTTTCTTTTTTTACTTTCTTTTTTAATTGAATAAAAATATCACCATCACCAATAATAACAAAAATATAATTTGGAAGATATTTCATGGTATCAATCATTAATTCTAAACCTCTTCCCATATTAATTGCACCTTGATAAATAATGACTTTTTCTTCTTTATAATTAAAAGGAAAGTTTCCGGTCTCTGTTTCTTTATAAAGAGGTATGTTTTTTATAACTTTAAATTCTGACTTATAGGTGTCTTTATATATATCGGCTATACTTTTACAAACAGTATAATTATTTTTCAATTTCGGAATGACCCATTTTTCAATTTGAAGCCAAACTTTTTTTACTAAATTCTTGTCTACGAGTTCTGGAACTTCAGAAAATAACTCATGACTGTCAAAGACTATTTTTTTTCTTTGAATTTTACTTACTAAAAAATTCGCTATTAATGAATCGACATCATTAGAAAGTAAAATGTCTTTTTTTGTAAACAGTAAGAAAAAGAAAAGGCGGAAGTTATATTCAGCATAAAAAAGAAAGCTACTATTAAAAAATAAGTTCATTCTTTTAGTACTATATTCTCTAATAATAGGTGAACTATTTTTTAATTCTCTACCAACCAATAATACATCAAAACCATTAGCGTGTAAAGTATTACATACTTTTGCAACACGTTGGTCTGTAGATAAATCGTTTGTTACGGAAACTATAATTTTTTTCAACTAAAAAGGTATTGTTGTGAGCAATATAAAATAAAAAACCCACTCCAAAGTATGAAGTGGGAAAATTGCTATGAAAAAGAAAGATACTCTTTAACAAGTATCTTGGTTCAAAGATACAATAGAATGTAGTTGTAAACCAAAAAAAATAGATAAAAGGTCGATTTTTATAGATGAAAAGAAATCGATTTCGTAAAAAACCCACTTCAATTACTTAAAGTGGGAAAATTGCTATGAAAAATTATGATAACAACTTGTTATTATAATTTAATAGACGCTTGCTTTTAATATAACTTACGTCTATATATAATTTTAACATTTTATTTTGGTAAAATGTATTTTGTGGAGACGCCGAGAATACTTTAGTATAATTTTTGTTTGTCATTTATTCTTTATAAGTTGTTTATTTATAAGGGTTTGTATACTTTTTTTATATCTTAATAATCTTTTTTTATATAATTAGATATAACAAAATTATCAACGATTTTATCAACGTATAAAAATTTGAAAATAATTTAAAAATTATGAAGCATACATTTTATCTGAGAAAACCAAAGGGTGTTAATGAGACTTTAATTTTGTTTTCTTGTTATTTTAAAAATGAAAGAAAACAATTTGTTTATTCCACAAGACAATCAATAATCCCAAAAAATTGGGATTTCCAAAATAATAAACCCAATAATAGGGGAAAGGATGTATCGGTCAACCATATACTCATTTCTCGAGTTCTAAATCAATATGAAGATGAATTTTACTTATTTCAATCTCGATCTGAATTAAGTAAAACGGAGTTTACAAGCCATTCATTAAAACAGTATTTAGATAAATCATTAGGTAATATTTCAGTTAATAAAACTGCATTTTTTGAAGTTTATGATCGATTCACAAATGAAAAGATTAAAAGAAAAGAATGGAAAAAATCTACAATTAAAAGATATAATAATATTAAAAATCTACTTACAGAATTTGAAAAAGTAAAAAGATATAAATTAACTTTCAGTAAGATTGACAATATATTTTATACAGAGTTCATTGATTTTTGTTATGAGTATAAAGATCATTACACAAATACTTTTAATAGAAATATAGGGCTTGTAAAAACTTTTTTGTTTTGGGCTTTAAAAAAAGAATTTATGTTTAATAATAAATTTATTAATTTTAAAAAACCCAAACGAGTTTTAACAAGGGAGGAAGCATTGTCTTTTGAAGATATTAAAAAGCTCTATAATCACGATTGTGATGATTCAAAATTGAATAAAATTAAAGATGTTTTTATTTTTCAGAGTTTAACTGGTATGCGCTTTGGCGAATTAAAACTGATTAATAAAAGAACGGTTAATAGTAGTGATTGTGTAGTATTAAAAGAAGAAAAAGATAGTTCTAAAGATACCAGAGAAATTCCTTTGATTTCTATTTCGAAAGCTATTCTCTTAAAATATGATTACAGACTTCCATTAGTTTCTAATCAAAAACATAATGATTACATAAAAGAGGTTTTAAAAGATGCTGGTTTTGTAAATGAAGTTGAGTATAGCAAAACAAAAGGAGTAGAACAGGAGGTTTTTGTAAAGAAATTCTATGAACGTATTTCTACCCACACAGCAAGAAGAACATTTATTACTATTATGAGAAATAAAGGAATAGCAGATAAAACGATTATGAGTATCAGTGGTCATAAGGATATAAAAACATTTAATATGTATCATCAAGTAAATAATGAGGCTAAAATTGAAGCAGTAAAATCAGTATTTGAAGATTTCTGAGTGAAAACTCTTTAATTTTATGAGCCGTATTTAAGACGGTCAAAAGGTGTTACAACGTGATTGTATAAGATTAGTTGCGTTGATTTAGCACTAAAGTTAGCAAATAAATCACAGATAGAAAGTCCGCGAGGACTTTCGTAAACTGGCTAAAACCAGCAATTAATTTTATACGGTGTTAGCACCAGTTTTTTATTGTTTTAATTCAACTATTTGTTGTTTCGCAAATTCCTTTGCTCTTTCATCTCCGAATTCAGCTGTTTTTTCATAATATTCAATAGCTTTTTTCTTGTCGCCTTTCAGTTTGTAACCTTGAGCAATGTTTCCAAGAACAATATAATCTTTCGGATTTATTTTTTCAGCTCGTAAAAGAGGTTCAATTCCTTTATCATATTCTCCAGTTAGTAAATATGTAATTGATAAATTTGATAAACTCTCAATATGGTTTGGATAAAACTCTAAAACTTTGTTAGCAACATCTCGCATATTTTTTAGTAAATCATCATTTCCAGTATTGTATAGTTGTAACTGATAATTTTGAATGTCTAATAGAAAATCTTTTTCTGTTCCATCAAATTTTTCATTGCTAGTCCAAGTCCAATTATTTTTGTTTTTAGCAGAATATTCAATTGTTTTTAGAATTTCTGATGTGAAATTTTTCCAATCAGGAATTTGTCCAAGTGCATAGATTTTACCAAACCTCATATCAAGTCGATTTGGGTAAAGTTTGATTCCTTTGTCAATTTTATCAAACCCTTTTTTTAATTCGGTTTGATTGTAGTGAATTTGGCTTCCTAAAAATCCAGCATTTTTATTTAAACTATCTTTTAATACAAGACTTTCGCCATTTGTTTGGTCATTCGTCAAAGCCAGAACTTCTTGACGAGATTTCATAAAATGATAATTAAAATAACTCGTAAATAGTTCAGCGTCTTTTGGGTTTTCAGATTGCCATTTTCTCAAAGTTTTCAATTGATTTATTGTGTCATTAGTTTCACAATATTTCTGAAATTCAGATTGATAATTTTGACTAAAGCCAATTTGTGATATTAAAATCACAATTAAAGTTACAAATATCTTTCTCATTAGTTTTTTTTTCAAATTGGTGCTAACGGTTAGTATATGAAAAGTAGGGCAGGTGATAAGCACTTACTTTTGGATTTATACTGAGCCATATTTTTCATTTTATTTTTATCTTTTTCTAAAATACAAATTAAAAATGTGGCGGACTTTGCAAATAAGCACAAGCCTTTGATTTAGCAGTTTCCGCCCTATTTTTTATATACATTGTTAGCCACTGGCTTTATTCCGCAAACTTTCTAGCGTTGGTAAGACATACTCTTTTGCAATTTTTGGCGTAGCGTTGGCTGTAGCGAATTGCGAATGTGTATGGCTTTGAGCGTTGGCTTTTACATCGGTTTAATCATTTTTTCAATAAATTCAATTTCTTCTTTACTCAATTTATATTTTTCATAAAGTTGCTTGTCAATTTCCTCAATGGATTTACTCCAGTCAATGTCAGATTCAGAAGTGAAATTTTGGAGAGGAACAAATTTGTATGTTTTCGATGTTCCGTGTTGGCTTACTTTCGGAATGCTATGCATAAACCTAGTAAACTTAGTAAAACAATAGTTTGTTAGATTTTTAGCTGATTGTTCTTTTAAATCTAAATCAGCTCCTATAACGATATATGTTTCAGTGCTTATTGTATTTGGCTCTCCTACAAATGCATTTAAGTTATCATCATTTAACTCTGTCCCAATATTGTTAGCGTAAGGTGCAAATACTTTGAATTTATCAATCCAATTAGTATTTTTTGTGATTTCCTCTTTATTTAAAAAACCTACTTGTTTCCCTCTACCATAGCACAAAATAGGTGATGTTAGTCCATTCTTTGTAGACCTAAAGATTGTTTTGTTTTTAACAATATTTCCCTCTAGACCAAAAGGTTTTCTTGAAGATATAATGTTTTGAAAAGACTCAAATTTATCATTTGATTTAACCTTTTTGAGTATGTCTACAGCAATACTGTGTCGAATAAGAATGTCAGAGTCTTCTGTTTTTAAATTTCTTAAACTTTGAGTTGGGATTAAATTATCATTATAAGTAAATACTTTCGTTAAGTCTTCACTATTATCAAAACTCTTATCTCTTAAGAAAAAACAAATACCTCCTCTGTTATTTGTATTGGAGAAAATGATATCTGGCTTTAAAAAATCGTGTAGTTCCGAAACACTTTTGTCA from Lutibacter sp. Hel_I_33_5 carries:
- a CDS encoding tyrosine-type recombinase/integrase, with amino-acid sequence MKHTFYLRKPKGVNETLILFSCYFKNERKQFVYSTRQSIIPKNWDFQNNKPNNRGKDVSVNHILISRVLNQYEDEFYLFQSRSELSKTEFTSHSLKQYLDKSLGNISVNKTAFFEVYDRFTNEKIKRKEWKKSTIKRYNNIKNLLTEFEKVKRYKLTFSKIDNIFYTEFIDFCYEYKDHYTNTFNRNIGLVKTFLFWALKKEFMFNNKFINFKKPKRVLTREEALSFEDIKKLYNHDCDDSKLNKIKDVFIFQSLTGMRFGELKLINKRTVNSSDCVVLKEEKDSSKDTREIPLISISKAILLKYDYRLPLVSNQKHNDYIKEVLKDAGFVNEVEYSKTKGVEQEVFVKKFYERISTHTARRTFITIMRNKGIADKTIMSISGHKDIKTFNMYHQVNNEAKIEAVKSVFEDF
- a CDS encoding tetratricopeptide repeat protein, translating into MRKIFVTLIVILISQIGFSQNYQSEFQKYCETNDTINQLKTLRKWQSENPKDAELFTSYFNYHFMKSRQEVLALTNDQTNGESLVLKDSLNKNAGFLGSQIHYNQTELKKGFDKIDKGIKLYPNRLDMRFGKIYALGQIPDWKNFTSEILKTIEYSAKNKNNWTWTSNEKFDGTEKDFLLDIQNYQLQLYNTGNDDLLKNMRDVANKVLEFYPNHIESLSNLSITYLLTGEYDKGIEPLLRAEKINPKDYIVLGNIAQGYKLKGDKKKAIEYYEKTAEFGDERAKEFAKQQIVELKQ
- a CDS encoding glycosyltransferase, whose product is MKKIIVSVTNDLSTDQRVAKVCNTLHANGFDVLLVGRELKNSSPIIREYSTKRMNLFFNSSFLFYAEYNFRLFFFLLFTKKDILLSNDVDSLIANFLVSKIQRKKIVFDSHELFSEVPELVDKNLVKKVWLQIEKWVIPKLKNNYTVCKSIADIYKDTYKSEFKVIKNIPLYKETETGNFPFNYKEEKVIIYQGAINMGRGLELMIDTMKYLPNYIFVIIGDGDIFIQLKKKVKKESLENNVKLLGKLSPEELQKLTPLANLGISFEEDLGLNYRYALPNKIFDYIQAEIPILVSNLPEMKQVVLDYNVGGIIKNRDPKIIAKQIEALLDKDFSKELCTAKKALVWEKQEKQLLSIFNNLH
- a CDS encoding 2OG-Fe(II) oxygenase, translated to MNYNRNNIGELIFNQLEKNKESLKKQFLKSKDTIGYFFLDDILPKEFAQLIHEKFPKIDQAVKKKNIREYKYTAYQMDKYDSLLEEVIYAFQDEKVIKLVSGICDLEHVYGDEFLYAGGLSLMKRDSFLNPHLDNSHDKDRNRWRVLNLLYYVTPDWELENGGNLEVWPNGLKNKQITIESKFNRLVVMATHQNSWHSVSKVVKDDVRCCVSNYYFSDTALLVSDEFHITTFRGRSSEKIKDIILQIDNSVRSSLRKLFKKGVRENPHQYKK